The Tenacibaculum jejuense genome includes a window with the following:
- the purL gene encoding phosphoribosylformylglycinamidine synthase, translating into MIHFFGNTNSKVFAVQTTEELTSETIAKLTWLFGNQPKINVASIDAFFVGPRAAMITPWSTNAVEITQNMGIDGIVRIEEFNAVAKDFSEFDPMISQKFEKLDQETYTINITPEPIVAIEDIAAYNEQEGLALSSEEVEYLNEVSERIGRKLTDSEVFGFSQVNSEHCRHKIFNGTFVIDGEEQPTSLFKMIKETSKQNPNDIVSAYKDNVAFIKGPKVEQFAPKSADKPDFYETKEFESVISLKAETHNFPTTVEPFNGAATGSGGEIRDRLAGGKGSIPMAGTAVYMTSYSRLEENRPWEKAMDERKWLYQTPIDILIKASNGASDFGNKFGQPLICGSVLTFEHEEDARKLGFDKVIMQAGGIGYGKADQALKDTPKEGDKIVILGGENYRIGMGGAAVSSADTGEFSSGIELNAVQRSNPEMQKRAANAVRGMVESEENFIVSIHDHGAGGHLNCLSELVEDTGGKIDLDQLPVGDPTLSDKEIIGNESQERMGLVISEENSEILNRIAERERSPMYTVGDVTNDHRFTFKSKTKGNTPMDLALSDMFGSSPKTIMTDKTINRNYKEVTYSSENFESYLHQVLQLEAVACKDWLTNKVDRCVGGKVAKQQCVGQLQIPLNNVGVMALDFKGKEGIATSIGHSPISGLIDSRAGSLNSIAEALTNIIWAPLKDNLQSVSLSANWMWPCKNEGEDARLYKAVKAVSEFSIDLGINVPTGKDSLSMKQKYPNEDVISPGTVVISAAANCNDITKVVEPVFQQNKGDIYYINLSQDSFKLGGSSFSQVVNKIGNEVPSIKNAAFFKKAFNTIQELIKQEKIVAGHDVASGGLITTLLELCFANTNTGANLDLSALNENDSLRLLFAENSGIVIQASDSSIEDTLKANAIEFFKIGSVTESDRINIKNNTDLYSLSISELRDVWYKTSYLLDQKQTANNLAEDRYQNYKNQPLTYSFPSNFTGELPKIDTTKPKPKAAIIREKGSNSEREMANAMYLAGFDVKDVHMTDLISGRETLEDIQFIGAVGGFSNSDVLGSAKGWAGAFLYNEKANTALKKFFEREDTLSVGICNGCQLWMELELINPEHDIHGKMIHNDSNKHESSFTSVKVQDNNSIMLSSLAGSTLGVWISHGEGKFNLPKQENEYNVVAKYAYEEYPHNPNGSDYNVAMLTDKTGRHLVTMPHIERSTFQWNWPYYPEGRKDEVSPWLEAFVNAKNWIDNKNDN; encoded by the coding sequence ATGATTCATTTCTTTGGAAACACAAACAGCAAGGTTTTTGCTGTTCAAACAACAGAAGAATTAACATCTGAGACTATTGCAAAATTAACTTGGTTATTTGGTAATCAACCTAAAATAAACGTGGCGTCTATCGACGCCTTTTTTGTTGGACCAAGAGCAGCTATGATTACACCTTGGAGTACTAATGCCGTTGAAATCACCCAAAATATGGGAATTGATGGTATTGTAAGAATTGAGGAATTTAATGCTGTAGCTAAAGATTTTTCTGAATTTGATCCGATGATTTCTCAAAAATTTGAAAAATTAGATCAAGAAACCTATACCATAAATATTACACCTGAACCAATTGTAGCAATTGAAGATATTGCAGCTTATAATGAGCAAGAAGGTTTAGCTTTAAGTAGCGAAGAAGTTGAATATTTGAATGAAGTTTCTGAAAGAATTGGAAGAAAACTTACAGATTCTGAAGTTTTTGGTTTTTCACAAGTAAACTCAGAACACTGTAGACATAAAATTTTTAATGGAACTTTTGTCATAGATGGAGAAGAACAACCTACTTCTTTATTCAAAATGATTAAAGAAACTTCGAAACAAAATCCAAATGATATTGTTTCTGCGTATAAGGATAATGTAGCTTTTATAAAAGGACCTAAGGTTGAACAATTTGCTCCAAAAAGTGCAGATAAACCTGATTTCTACGAAACCAAAGAATTTGAATCTGTGATTTCATTAAAAGCAGAAACACATAACTTCCCTACCACTGTAGAACCATTTAATGGAGCAGCTACTGGTTCGGGTGGAGAAATTAGAGATCGTTTAGCTGGTGGTAAAGGTTCTATTCCAATGGCTGGTACAGCTGTATACATGACTTCTTATTCTCGTTTAGAAGAAAATCGTCCTTGGGAAAAAGCCATGGATGAAAGAAAATGGTTATACCAAACACCAATAGATATTTTAATAAAAGCTTCAAATGGAGCTTCTGATTTCGGAAATAAATTTGGACAGCCATTAATCTGTGGATCAGTTTTAACTTTTGAACATGAAGAAGATGCCAGAAAGTTAGGGTTTGATAAAGTAATTATGCAGGCTGGTGGAATTGGATATGGTAAAGCTGATCAAGCTTTAAAAGACACCCCTAAAGAAGGTGATAAAATTGTAATTCTTGGAGGTGAAAATTACAGGATTGGTATGGGAGGAGCTGCTGTTTCTTCTGCTGATACTGGTGAGTTTTCTTCAGGTATTGAATTAAATGCTGTTCAAAGATCTAATCCAGAAATGCAAAAACGTGCTGCCAATGCTGTAAGAGGAATGGTTGAAAGTGAAGAAAACTTTATTGTTTCTATTCACGATCACGGAGCTGGTGGACATTTAAATTGTTTATCTGAATTAGTAGAAGATACTGGTGGAAAAATTGATTTAGATCAACTTCCTGTTGGAGATCCTACTTTATCTGATAAAGAGATTATTGGAAATGAATCTCAAGAAAGAATGGGATTAGTAATTTCAGAAGAAAATTCTGAAATCTTAAATAGAATTGCAGAAAGAGAACGTTCTCCTATGTATACTGTTGGTGACGTTACTAACGATCATCGTTTTACATTTAAATCTAAAACTAAAGGTAATACACCAATGGATTTAGCTTTATCTGACATGTTTGGAAGTTCTCCAAAAACAATAATGACAGATAAAACAATCAATCGTAATTATAAAGAAGTTACATATTCTAGTGAAAACTTTGAATCGTACTTACATCAAGTTTTACAATTAGAAGCTGTTGCATGTAAAGATTGGTTAACAAACAAAGTAGATCGTTGTGTTGGTGGTAAAGTAGCTAAACAACAGTGTGTTGGACAATTACAAATACCTTTAAATAATGTTGGTGTTATGGCACTAGACTTTAAAGGTAAAGAAGGAATTGCTACTTCTATTGGCCACTCTCCAATTTCTGGTTTAATAGATTCTAGAGCAGGAAGTTTAAATTCAATTGCTGAAGCTTTAACGAATATTATTTGGGCACCTTTAAAAGATAATTTACAATCGGTTTCTTTATCTGCAAACTGGATGTGGCCTTGTAAAAATGAAGGTGAAGATGCAAGATTATACAAAGCTGTAAAAGCAGTTTCTGAATTCTCTATTGATTTAGGTATAAATGTTCCTACAGGCAAAGATTCTTTATCTATGAAACAAAAATATCCTAATGAAGATGTGATTTCTCCAGGAACAGTTGTTATCTCAGCTGCTGCAAATTGTAATGATATTACTAAAGTTGTAGAACCAGTTTTTCAACAAAATAAAGGAGATATTTACTACATCAATTTATCACAAGATAGTTTTAAATTAGGTGGTAGTTCTTTTAGTCAAGTTGTAAATAAGATTGGTAATGAAGTACCATCAATAAAAAATGCGGCTTTTTTCAAAAAAGCTTTTAATACTATTCAAGAATTAATTAAGCAAGAAAAAATTGTTGCTGGACATGATGTTGCTTCGGGTGGTTTAATTACTACTCTTTTAGAATTATGTTTTGCAAATACAAATACTGGAGCTAACTTAGATTTATCTGCGCTAAATGAAAATGATTCTTTACGTTTATTATTTGCTGAAAACTCAGGAATTGTAATTCAAGCAAGTGATAGTTCTATAGAAGATACATTAAAAGCTAATGCTATTGAATTCTTTAAAATAGGTTCAGTAACTGAATCTGACAGAATTAATATTAAGAATAACACTGATTTATATTCTTTATCAATTAGTGAATTAAGAGATGTTTGGTATAAAACTTCATATTTATTAGATCAAAAGCAAACTGCAAATAATTTAGCTGAAGATCGTTACCAAAACTATAAAAATCAACCTTTAACATATAGTTTTCCTAGTAATTTTACTGGTGAATTACCAAAAATAGACACTACAAAACCAAAACCTAAGGCTGCTATTATTAGAGAAAAGGGTTCTAATTCAGAAAGAGAAATGGCAAATGCCATGTATTTAGCTGGTTTTGATGTTAAAGATGTTCATATGACTGATTTAATATCTGGAAGAGAAACTTTAGAAGACATTCAATTCATTGGTGCTGTTGGTGGTTTCTCTAATTCAGATGTTTTAGGCTCTGCTAAAGGATGGGCTGGAGCATTTTTATATAACGAAAAAGCAAATACTGCATTAAAGAAATTCTTTGAAAGAGAAGATACCTTATCAGTTGGAATTTGTAATGGTTGTCAACTATGGATGGAATTAGAACTAATTAATCCAGAGCATGATATTCATGGAAAAATGATTCATAATGATTCTAATAAACATGAAAGTTCGTTTACATCTGTGAAAGTTCAAGATAACAACTCTATAATGTTATCTAGTTTAGCAGGAAGTACTTTAGGCGTTTGGATTTCTCATGGTGAAGGTAAATTTAATTTACCTAAGCAAGAAAACGAATATAATGTCGTAGCTAAGTATGCTTATGAAGAATATCCTCATAATCCTAACGGTTCAGATTATAACGTAGCAATGTTAACCGACAAAACAGGAAGACATTTAGTTACAATGCCACATATTGAGCGTTCTACATTCCAGTGGAATTGGCCATATTATCCTGAAGGTAGAAAAGACGAAGTTTCCCCATGGTTAGAAGCATTTGTTAATGCTAAAAATTGGATAGATAATAAAAATGATAATTAA